The Gammaproteobacteria bacterium nucleotide sequence CACAATCATTCTGCCCAAGGTTCCGATCGCCTGATAGCCCACAAAGATCACATGCGTATTTGCTTTGGCAATGTTGTATTTCAAATGATGATGAATTCGCCCACCACTGCACATACCGCTACCTGCGATCACAATTGCGCCCGACTTGATAGCGTTGATCTGCATGGATTCTTCAGTGCTCATGCTCATGGTTAAATTCGGCAATACCGGTTCCAGACTTGACGGATTAAATAGTCTGGCGTCGTACAAATTCTGAAATCGGGCATAAACTTGTGTAGCGCGAATGGCCATCGGACTGTCGAGAAATATGTTCCAGTGACCCAATCCCCATTCCTTAAAGTATTTCGACATCAAGAAAAGCAGATCTTGTGAGCGACCGACGGCAAATGATGGAATCAGAACATTACCTCTTTCAGAGTGCGCCTGTTTGAATATTCGTCCAAGTTCTTGCAACGTATCTTCGCAACACTTGTGTGGACGGTCCCCATAGGTACTTTCCAGCATGACCAGGTCGGCTTTTGCAATAGAAGTCGGGTTTTGCATTATGGGTGCATCACTGAAACCCAGGTCGCCACTAAACACCAGTTTTCGTACGGGTTCTTGGCTTTCGTCCCAGATCTCTACAATCGCAGACCCGAGAATATGACCGGCATCGTTAAACTGCACAAACAGGTTTTTAGCAACTTCAATTCGCTCCGAGTAATTCATTCCTTGAATTAAAGGAATTGTATTTTCGGCATCTCCTTTGGTGTACAGAGGTTCAACGACTTCCAGATCGGATGCGCTGACATGCTGGTTATTTTTTTTATATTCTGACTGCTGGTTCTCAAGCTTTCGTTGACGTTGTTTGTTTTCCCATTCCGCATCTTTTTCATGAATATAGCCGGAATCCAGAAGCATGATCTCGAGTAAGGCCCGGGTTGCCTGGTGGGTATAGATTGGCTTGGCATAGCCTTGCTTAACTAATAAAGGCAAGCGACCCGAATGGTCGATATGGGCGTGACTTATAACTACGGCATCCAGTTGCTGTATATCGAATGGAAACGCGTCTTTATTGTGTTCTTCTTCATCACGGCTACCCTGTTTTTGCCCGCACTCCAGTAAAACCGTGGCCTCTGAAGTCTGGATCAGATAACAAGAACCGGTGACTTCTTCGGCTGCTCCCAAAAATGTAATTTGCATGGTGAACTCGCACTCAGTTGAACAAGTTAACGCACCGTCTCGTCAATAACCTGACGCAAAGTGGCGTCCACTTCGCGCGCGATCTCTTTTACAACCGCATTATCACTGAGTTGGTTGATGAGTTTTTGGGGCGAAAGCATGCCAACCTTAACCTTGCGGTTTTCTGTGTACACCGAAATACGACAAGGCAGTGCCATATTCAGTCGCATGTCATTTTCCATCACCCGACGAGCCTGACTGGCATTACACACCTCAAACACCTGACACAGTTCCTGAAATCCAGGGTCTTTGGCATCAAAAACCACCCGTTTTGTTTTGAAAATTTCAGCAAAATCATGCACATGCAATATGCTGTACCCGTGCGCCTTGACGTTTTTTGTGAGGTCTTTTAAAGCCTGCTCGAAAGACTTCGATGTGCTGGCAAAATAGTACATAAAATCGTGCATATGCTTCTCCAGTGCTGTTTTTCTTGTTACTTACAATTTACCCAAAAATAGGCTATTAGCATTGACTTAGATCAATATACCCAGTCACTGTTTTTGTAGACTGGCTCTGTAACTTACTCAACATTACTCTGGAAAGAGGATAGAAACATGAACGAATCCATGAGCGATAAAGCAAACGACAAGTACCATGAATTTAATGCTGAATTAAAGGAATTGTTTGACAAACTCAAGCAGGAGCGCGATGAACTCAAAGTGAAAGCGCATTTGGCAAAAGCCGA carries:
- a CDS encoding DUF302 domain-containing protein; the protein is MYYFASTSKSFEQALKDLTKNVKAHGYSILHVHDFAEIFKTKRVVFDAKDPGFQELCQVFEVCNASQARRVMENDMRLNMALPCRISVYTENRKVKVGMLSPQKLINQLSDNAVVKEIAREVDATLRQVIDETVR
- a CDS encoding MBL fold metallo-hydrolase; translated protein: MQITFLGAAEEVTGSCYLIQTSEATVLLECGQKQGSRDEEEHNKDAFPFDIQQLDAVVISHAHIDHSGRLPLLVKQGYAKPIYTHQATRALLEIMLLDSGYIHEKDAEWENKQRQRKLENQQSEYKKNNQHVSASDLEVVEPLYTKGDAENTIPLIQGMNYSERIEVAKNLFVQFNDAGHILGSAIVEIWDESQEPVRKLVFSGDLGFSDAPIMQNPTSIAKADLVMLESTYGDRPHKCCEDTLQELGRIFKQAHSERGNVLIPSFAVGRSQDLLFLMSKYFKEWGLGHWNIFLDSPMAIRATQVYARFQNLYDARLFNPSSLEPVLPNLTMSMSTEESMQINAIKSGAIVIAGSGMCSGGRIHHHLKYNIAKANTHVIFVGYQAIGTLGRMIVDGAEKIKLWGEWHPVQANIHTVGGLSAHADQDGLIDWYSGFDHKPPVYLVHGESRAQQALQQKLQDVMAIEAQIAKYGDTVRV